One genomic window of Candidatus Nitrosopumilus sediminis includes the following:
- a CDS encoding Vms1/Ankzf1 family peptidyl-tRNA hydrolase encodes MKTTLGPIEITPLEWISINQFLHEIKKIDSQCVSVYYPYGKGQDTISLLQETKRNETLERIESKIENKIAELKKNPVSVGKFAKTLCIFGWIKNGKVDIKVIGTSKKLPYVYMASKKPFIKPFNDILETNYDVLLVTLDQKSARIQKFHGSQIIQEAKLGIDLQGRHRKGGQSQGRFLRARQTKIHVFFKKVANKVKEMDSNSLLILLGGIGPAKTEFYDELNSELVKKCRFVENLSFSTSMKEINKKIIRHLYQHRRKYVTELIEKYETLVKDGLTAKRNDVIYKALEIGAVDTLIVSANYHTNSQFKKIMKMLEIAKNTSCKIEFAVSSKIIKKLDIDNSVLAILRYKIT; translated from the coding sequence ATGAAAACAACTCTTGGGCCTATAGAGATTACCCCGCTTGAGTGGATATCAATTAACCAATTTCTACATGAAATAAAAAAGATTGATTCTCAATGTGTATCAGTGTATTATCCCTATGGAAAGGGGCAAGACACAATATCACTACTCCAGGAAACAAAGCGAAACGAAACTCTGGAAAGAATAGAGTCAAAAATTGAAAACAAAATTGCTGAACTTAAAAAAAATCCTGTCTCTGTAGGGAAATTTGCCAAAACACTGTGCATCTTTGGATGGATAAAAAACGGCAAAGTCGATATCAAAGTTATTGGCACTTCAAAAAAATTGCCATACGTCTACATGGCAAGCAAAAAGCCATTTATCAAACCATTCAATGATATTTTGGAAACTAATTATGATGTCTTACTGGTAACGCTAGATCAAAAATCTGCAAGAATTCAAAAATTTCATGGCAGTCAAATAATTCAAGAGGCTAAGCTTGGAATTGATTTGCAAGGCAGGCATCGCAAGGGGGGACAGAGTCAGGGAAGGTTCCTCAGAGCAAGACAAACCAAAATCCATGTTTTCTTCAAGAAGGTGGCAAACAAAGTCAAAGAGATGGATTCGAATTCTTTGCTAATTTTATTGGGTGGAATTGGACCTGCAAAAACCGAGTTTTATGATGAACTCAATTCAGAATTGGTAAAAAAATGCCGATTTGTAGAAAACTTGTCCTTTTCTACATCTATGAAGGAGATTAACAAAAAAATAATTCGGCATTTGTATCAGCACAGACGAAAATATGTTACAGAACTAATTGAAAAATACGAGACTCTAGTCAAAGATGGACTAACTGCTAAAAGAAATGATGTAATTTACAAAGCATTAGAAATTGGCGCAGTAGATACCCTAATTGTTTCTGCAAATTATCATACAAATTCACAATTCAAGAAAATAATGAAGATGTTAGAGATTGCAAAAAATACCTCCTGTAAAATAGAGTTTGCAGTTTCCTCAAAAATAATAAAAAAACTAGACATTGACAACTCTGTCCTGGCCATACTTCGATACAAAATAACATAA